The DNA sequence TACGCCTGATCCTGGCTGGCTGACCCGGTAAAAACCGGGAGATGAATAAAAAATCCCCGCAGAGCGATCTGTGGGGATTTTTCTTTGGGGGCTTCAACGGGATGGTGAAGATTTCTTCCACCATCACTACCGTGTCCCCCGGAAACACGGGCAATAAAAAACCCGCAGAGTACTCTGCGGGTTCTTCATCGGGATACCGGGATCAATTACTTGATCTTGGTTTCCTTGTATTCGACGTGCTTACGTGCCTTGGGATCGAACTTCATGATGCTGATCTTTTCGGGCGTAGTACGCTTGTTCTTGGTGGTGGTGTAGAAGTGACCAGTACCTGCGGTCGACTCCAGTTTGATTTTGTCGCGGCCGGATTTCGCCATGATAGATTTCCTTTACTCTGCTAATTAGACTTTTTCGCCACGAGCACGCAGATCGGCCAGAACGGCATCAATGCCGATCTTGTCGATCACGCGCAGGCCGGCGTTGGACAAACGCAGCGAAACCCAGCGGTTCTCGGATTCGACGAAAATGCGGCGGTTCTGCAGGTTGGGCAGAAAACGACGCTTGGTCTTGTTGTTTGCATGGGAAACGTTGTTGCCGACCATCGGCCCCTTCCCGGTGACTTGGCAGACACGTGCCATGTGAGACTCCTTAAAAATTTCCGAATTTGGGAAAAACGAGAGTATAGGGAAAAAACTTAGATATTTCAATGACTTGCGAAAAACAATTGTGTCTTGGTCCGAAATAGTGATTTAACAATTGTGAAAGCCTTCCGTTTGCAAGCCTCTTCGATTGACGGAAAAGCCTTGTTCCATGCGGGTTTGCGGCCGATATGCCGGGGCCGGGCTCAGAGCTT is a window from the Herbaspirillum rubrisubalbicans genome containing:
- the rpmG gene encoding 50S ribosomal protein L33, with amino-acid sequence MAKSGRDKIKLESTAGTGHFYTTTKNKRTTPEKISIMKFDPKARKHVEYKETKIK
- the rpmB gene encoding 50S ribosomal protein L28, encoding MARVCQVTGKGPMVGNNVSHANNKTKRRFLPNLQNRRIFVESENRWVSLRLSNAGLRVIDKIGIDAVLADLRARGEKV